In Geotalea uraniireducens, one genomic interval encodes:
- the mcrC gene encoding 5-methylcytosine-specific restriction endonuclease system specificity protein McrC, protein MTLAAANLISDAHEGIGRIGRIPVRNLWLLMLYASDLFRDLEKAKVAVEDNPYDIPDLVAEMLCRRVERRIQRNLSYGYQSREAVLGRVRGRIDLLNTERHRLLDRGKVACRFHELTINTARNRYVRTALEEISKIVLRGGLAHRCRSLAVSLRRMGVTGERPNRGEVSIDRFGRHDADDQPMVAAAHLAFNLALPTEAAGAKQLSLPDREITWIRKLYEKGIAGFYDVVLSNRGWRVDAGKTIGWQIESKSLGMDKILPSMRTDIILDHSDAGRRIVIDTKFNSVVTRGWYREETLRSGYVYQIYAYLRSQEGNGDLLAENASGLLLHPSVGDMVNEAVVIQNHEIRFATVDLGATAKEIRDQLLQVLEWHRQRENSYGHECNHLNAARIEKKDM, encoded by the coding sequence GTGACACTTGCTGCAGCCAACTTGATATCAGACGCCCATGAAGGGATTGGCCGAATAGGCCGCATCCCGGTGCGCAACCTTTGGCTGCTTATGCTGTACGCATCGGATTTGTTCAGGGATCTCGAAAAGGCAAAGGTCGCCGTAGAGGATAACCCTTATGACATCCCAGACCTGGTCGCAGAAATGCTTTGCCGTCGCGTCGAGCGTCGTATTCAGCGCAACTTGAGTTATGGCTACCAATCGCGTGAGGCTGTTCTTGGCCGCGTGCGCGGACGCATCGACCTACTGAACACTGAGAGGCATCGATTACTGGATCGTGGAAAGGTTGCTTGCCGATTCCATGAGTTGACCATCAATACAGCCCGAAACCGCTATGTACGGACGGCCCTGGAGGAAATATCCAAAATCGTTCTCCGTGGGGGGCTGGCACACCGATGTCGGTCGTTGGCGGTAAGCTTGAGACGCATGGGCGTAACCGGGGAGCGTCCGAATCGTGGCGAGGTCTCCATCGACCGCTTCGGGAGGCACGATGCAGATGATCAACCGATGGTTGCTGCGGCCCATCTGGCCTTCAATCTTGCCCTACCTACAGAGGCTGCAGGCGCAAAGCAATTGTCGTTGCCGGATAGAGAAATTACCTGGATTCGGAAGCTTTACGAAAAAGGGATCGCCGGTTTCTATGATGTCGTGCTTTCCAATAGAGGATGGCGCGTCGATGCGGGCAAAACAATTGGCTGGCAGATTGAAAGCAAGAGTCTGGGCATGGACAAGATCCTCCCCTCGATGCGAACCGACATCATCCTCGACCACTCCGACGCGGGACGCCGTATTGTCATTGACACGAAGTTCAACTCCGTTGTGACACGTGGCTGGTATCGGGAAGAAACACTGCGCAGCGGATACGTCTATCAGATTTACGCCTATTTGAGGTCCCAGGAAGGTAATGGGGATCTCCTCGCTGAAAACGCCTCGGGTCTGCTCCTTCATCCTTCGGTGGGTGATATGGTTAACGAGGCCGTCGTGATCCAGAACCATGAAATTCGATTTGCCACCGTTGATCTGGGAGCGACGGCAAAGGAAATTCGAGACCAGCTTTTACAGGTTCTGGAATGGCATCGGCAACGCGAGAATTCGTATGGCCATGAATGTAATCACCTCAATGCTGCTCGGATTGAGAAAAAAGATATGTAA
- a CDS encoding Hachiman antiphage defense system protein HamA, producing MPWTSDHTKWLVDTGERLTTADGKEVEVWEFRHENDEAVLSAWAKHFRNHYCLDTEIDFLRGKRPRPDYLTNIKFPCRTSKLGPGIRAGDFGEILVSDYLQWLLGYWVPRVRWSSKVVRDESPKGSDVIGFRFHKKDGEASTKDVLFVFESKTKFSTSKINRLQDAINDSAKDHIRIDESLNFIKQKLYEKGAIEQAQRIERFQSPVDMPYKETYGAATIISDECFDAEELASADCRKIPKSAKYKEYFPHPNGDSLALLVIKGPSMMDLVNELYRRAADEA from the coding sequence ATGCCCTGGACTTCAGATCATACAAAATGGCTCGTTGACACCGGCGAACGACTGACGACCGCCGACGGCAAGGAGGTCGAAGTCTGGGAGTTCCGTCATGAGAACGACGAGGCAGTGCTCTCCGCCTGGGCGAAACACTTCCGGAATCACTATTGCCTGGATACTGAGATCGATTTCCTCCGGGGCAAACGTCCGCGACCGGATTATCTGACGAATATCAAGTTCCCATGCAGAACATCCAAACTCGGCCCAGGAATCCGAGCAGGAGATTTTGGGGAAATACTGGTTTCCGATTACCTTCAATGGCTTCTCGGTTACTGGGTGCCCAGGGTGCGGTGGTCATCGAAGGTTGTTCGAGATGAATCGCCCAAGGGCAGCGATGTAATTGGTTTCCGATTTCACAAAAAAGACGGCGAAGCCTCCACCAAGGACGTGTTGTTTGTCTTTGAATCCAAGACAAAGTTCTCCACCTCTAAGATCAACCGCCTACAGGATGCTATCAACGATTCAGCCAAAGATCACATTCGAATCGATGAATCGCTGAACTTTATCAAGCAAAAGCTCTATGAAAAAGGGGCCATCGAACAAGCTCAAAGGATCGAGAGATTTCAAAGCCCCGTAGATATGCCTTATAAGGAAACCTACGGCGCTGCGACTATCATTTCTGATGAGTGTTTCGATGCCGAAGAATTGGCTTCGGCAGACTGCAGAAAAATCCCCAAATCCGCAAAATACAAGGAGTACTTTCCACATCCTAATGGTGACAGTCTTGCCCTCTTGGTTATTAAGGGACCCAGTATGATGGACCTTGTCAACGAGCTCTACAGGAGGGCTGCGGATGAGGCCTGA
- a CDS encoding DEAD/DEAH box helicase, which produces MRPEKKSQLLLGVTRSKAKMLEYGVPEEHHIKITQDPAKLFTISIGLLGDLAAAINREEPDPGSLSELKTNLLFSARFFDSYLQSKLNETLDPYLVLLGSASYYLCDLPGSASVLAKRIDGDCPDLYGDGLEDLLLWLLQADLGTYFDGAEGPFGGFIDGISKWILQFFEDGNGEDNLLDLATELRDAVYEYGTPRQLLFGDVITAVLRKKLENSAWKALPSYSGLPRNKWLHALQKDSFIKELWPAQHLLGKADVLKGKSAIVQMPTSAGKTKATELILRSAFLTDRVALAIIIAPFRALCHEIKNSLVEAFHNDPTKVDELSDALQTDFEIAELLGHQQILVVTPEKLLYVLRHAPELAAHVGLLVFDEGHQFDSGTRGITYELLLTSLRSMIPKGAQKVLISAVISNAEAVGEWLNGEPNVVEGTTLIPTFRSVGFASWLDQLGRIEYVDSRDAEQNEFFVPRVIERFNLGRKKRERTDRFFPEKTDGQAIALYLGLKLVPNGSIAVFCGRKSTAASVCEKAVDIIERGAPVVLPSDFSDAQEVERLTHLHVKNLGADAPASQSSAHGIFSHHGNTPHGIRLAVEHAMRDDLVRFVVCTSTLAQGVNLPIRYLIVTSVYQGMERIKVRDFHNLIGRAGRAGMHTEGSILFADPVIYDKRKARNDKWRWDQVKELLEPRNSEPCISNLLSIFDPIKSDDEKYTITMEALDFAKAYINDPDDVTKLAAGIAARHGDKGFSRDGVERQVAWRISLICAVESFLLSHWDESEDGLSEADVTRLAEGTLAFFLTDEQKKEHIRELFQLVAGNISANITDATRRRIYGRTLYGIQDAQTIEGWVQSNADSLLSIVDETEALDLVWPLLTRHINGGVFTKFDKPEVLKEIAHGWISGKPFSDLLKIIRKRKAKMIWGTRRREFKIDHAVDVCEGTLAYDGALVVGAVCEFFETLDQDGTGELINRLQLFQKRLKYGLPTETAIALYELGFSDRVISQDLAASLNLAATQKKDLVKALKQDRGGAKAVMKKYPRYFQKLMNELLQ; this is translated from the coding sequence ATGAGGCCTGAAAAGAAATCCCAACTCCTGCTTGGCGTCACCAGGTCAAAGGCAAAGATGCTCGAGTACGGTGTTCCGGAAGAGCATCACATCAAAATCACGCAAGATCCGGCCAAGCTCTTCACCATATCGATTGGTTTACTGGGCGACCTTGCCGCCGCTATCAACCGGGAGGAGCCAGATCCCGGCTCCCTCTCGGAGCTGAAAACCAATCTACTTTTTTCTGCCCGCTTTTTTGATTCCTACCTCCAATCAAAGCTGAACGAGACACTTGATCCATACCTTGTGCTTCTTGGCTCCGCCTCCTATTACCTGTGCGATCTTCCTGGAAGCGCGTCGGTATTGGCGAAGCGCATCGATGGCGACTGCCCGGATCTGTATGGCGATGGTTTGGAAGACCTGTTGCTCTGGTTGTTGCAGGCCGATCTGGGAACCTATTTTGATGGAGCTGAGGGACCATTCGGCGGATTCATCGACGGTATTTCAAAATGGATTCTCCAGTTTTTCGAGGATGGGAATGGCGAAGACAATCTTCTTGATTTGGCCACGGAGCTGAGGGATGCCGTCTATGAATATGGCACACCCAGGCAGCTTCTATTTGGTGATGTGATCACTGCTGTTCTGAGGAAAAAGCTCGAAAATTCCGCCTGGAAGGCTTTGCCATCATATTCAGGCCTGCCTCGCAACAAATGGCTCCACGCGCTGCAAAAGGATTCGTTCATCAAGGAACTCTGGCCCGCTCAACACCTCTTGGGCAAGGCTGATGTTCTCAAAGGCAAGTCTGCCATCGTTCAAATGCCCACCAGCGCTGGCAAAACCAAGGCAACGGAGCTGATCCTTCGAAGCGCGTTTCTGACTGACCGCGTAGCATTGGCCATCATCATCGCCCCTTTCAGGGCGCTGTGCCATGAGATCAAGAACAGCCTCGTCGAGGCATTCCACAACGACCCCACCAAGGTGGATGAATTATCCGATGCCCTACAGACCGACTTCGAGATTGCCGAACTCCTTGGACACCAACAGATCCTGGTTGTAACCCCAGAGAAGCTGCTCTACGTCCTCCGGCACGCTCCGGAGCTGGCTGCCCACGTTGGCCTGCTGGTCTTTGATGAAGGCCACCAGTTCGACAGCGGCACCCGAGGCATTACATACGAACTGCTCCTAACATCGCTGCGCTCCATGATTCCCAAAGGTGCCCAGAAGGTGCTGATCTCAGCGGTCATCAGCAACGCCGAAGCCGTCGGAGAATGGCTGAACGGCGAGCCTAATGTCGTCGAAGGCACAACCCTGATTCCGACTTTCAGGTCGGTCGGGTTCGCGAGCTGGCTCGATCAGTTGGGAAGAATCGAATACGTCGACAGCCGTGATGCCGAACAAAACGAGTTTTTCGTTCCGAGGGTGATTGAGAGATTCAATCTTGGGAGGAAGAAGCGGGAAAGGACGGACCGCTTTTTTCCTGAAAAGACTGACGGGCAGGCTATCGCACTATACCTTGGTCTGAAATTGGTCCCGAATGGCAGTATCGCTGTTTTCTGCGGAAGGAAGTCGACAGCGGCCAGCGTCTGCGAAAAGGCCGTCGATATTATCGAGCGCGGCGCACCCGTGGTATTACCGTCAGATTTTTCTGACGCTCAGGAAGTTGAGCGGCTGACACATCTGCACGTCAAGAATCTCGGTGCTGACGCACCGGCGTCCCAGAGTTCGGCGCACGGCATTTTTTCCCATCATGGCAATACGCCGCATGGTATCCGGCTGGCGGTGGAGCATGCCATGCGCGACGACCTTGTGAGATTCGTTGTTTGCACATCCACCTTGGCGCAGGGTGTAAACCTTCCCATTCGATACCTCATCGTGACCAGTGTCTACCAAGGCATGGAACGTATAAAGGTTCGCGATTTCCACAACCTCATTGGCCGAGCGGGTCGCGCCGGGATGCATACCGAAGGCAGCATCCTGTTTGCAGATCCGGTGATCTATGACAAGCGAAAGGCTCGCAACGATAAATGGCGCTGGGATCAGGTGAAAGAACTTCTGGAGCCGCGCAATTCTGAGCCATGCATCAGCAATCTTCTATCGATCTTCGACCCCATCAAGAGTGATGACGAGAAATACACCATCACCATGGAGGCTTTGGATTTTGCCAAGGCTTATATCAACGATCCTGATGACGTTACCAAACTGGCTGCCGGGATAGCCGCACGACATGGAGACAAAGGATTCTCACGAGACGGTGTCGAGCGGCAAGTCGCCTGGAGAATCAGCCTCATCTGTGCCGTCGAGAGCTTCCTATTATCCCATTGGGATGAATCTGAGGATGGTCTTTCGGAAGCCGATGTGACCCGCTTGGCCGAAGGGACGCTTGCTTTTTTCCTGACTGATGAGCAGAAAAAGGAGCATATCCGCGAGTTGTTTCAGCTTGTCGCTGGGAACATCTCCGCAAACATCACCGATGCAACTCGCCGTAGAATCTACGGCAGGACGCTTTACGGTATTCAGGATGCCCAAACCATTGAGGGATGGGTTCAGTCCAACGCTGACAGCCTGCTTTCGATTGTTGATGAAACAGAAGCGCTCGATCTTGTCTGGCCATTGCTTACCCGGCATATCAACGGTGGCGTATTCACCAAGTTCGATAAACCGGAGGTGCTTAAAGAAATCGCGCATGGATGGATCAGTGGAAAGCCCTTCAGCGACCTCCTGAAAATCATCCGTAAGCGAAAAGCCAAGATGATATGGGGCACCCGCCGGAGGGAGTTCAAGATCGATCATGCCGTCGACGTCTGCGAAGGGACGCTCGCTTATGACGGTGCGCTTGTAGTAGGCGCTGTGTGTGAATTCTTCGAAACACTCGACCAAGATGGCACCGGAGAGCTGATCAATCGTCTGCAGCTTTTTCAAAAGCGCCTGAAATATGGTCTGCCCACGGAAACCGCCATTGCCCTTTACGAGCTTGGCTTTTCGGACCGTGTCATCTCTCAGGACCTTGCCGCATCCTTGAACCTGGCAGCGACTCAGAAGAAGGATCTCGTGAAGGCACTGAAACAAGACCGGGGCGGAGCCAAGGCGGTGATGAAGAAATACCCAAGATATTTCCAGAAGCTAATGAATGAACTCCTGCAGTAG
- a CDS encoding integration host factor subunit alpha — MTKADLVDKIQEKLSCNKKEAVELVELTLDILKDAIATEGHVKISGFGNFVVRQKADRNGRNPQTGETITITSRKVLTFKPSVLLKNRINQ, encoded by the coding sequence ATGACGAAAGCCGATTTAGTCGACAAGATTCAAGAAAAGCTTTCATGTAATAAGAAAGAAGCCGTTGAGTTGGTTGAACTCACCTTGGATATTCTCAAGGATGCCATTGCGACCGAAGGGCATGTGAAGATAAGCGGTTTCGGGAATTTTGTTGTTCGCCAGAAGGCCGACCGAAATGGAAGGAATCCGCAGACCGGGGAGACCATCACCATCACATCACGGAAGGTTCTGACGTTCAAGCCGAGCGTATTGTTGAAAAATCGTATCAATCAATAA
- a CDS encoding TSCPD domain-containing protein: protein MSPKTPRPAAAPGYTIQRRSHCGKIFVTVTTMEGKPFEVFIRFGKAGGCGSAMADGIARLVSYGLRSGLEAHDAVKALAGISCHQGPKTCLNEVACAIRLVLQHLETGADLNGIIEDEEFAEANGLEVVST, encoded by the coding sequence ATGAGTCCCAAAACACCACGCCCGGCCGCCGCGCCGGGATACACGATTCAACGTCGGTCGCACTGCGGCAAGATTTTCGTGACCGTGACGACAATGGAAGGGAAACCGTTCGAGGTTTTCATCCGCTTCGGCAAGGCCGGCGGCTGCGGCTCGGCAATGGCCGACGGCATCGCCCGGCTTGTCTCCTACGGACTTCGCTCCGGGCTGGAGGCCCATGATGCTGTCAAGGCATTGGCCGGGATCTCCTGCCACCAGGGGCCGAAGACCTGCCTCAACGAGGTGGCATGCGCGATCAGGCTGGTGTTGCAGCACCTGGAAACAGGCGCTGACCTCAACGGCATTATCGAAGATGAGGAGTTTGCTGAAGCGAACGGCTTGGAGGTTGTCTCCACATGA
- a CDS encoding DUF3150 domain-containing protein has product MSQDQILENISIIVLSVSLWTGRKKLRPEDLKLADGSELPPDKLATLGSKRVMDPSALAPFATFKRRAERAVLGVGTRFLGGYAVPMERLKILMGDLAEIGREFDEAKETFLAEYDTAVEEWIAENPGWESVIRNAVEEIDYVRTQLSFSVQTFTINPVEGHENGLTAEVNGLAEQLRHEVRQQALATWDSSFRGKLEVGQKAVRPIRSMLDKIEGLVFLEPGLNELVTGIRLTLSGLPKTGPIKGRDFAALCGAIHLLGNIPEAREIAENPPVEEEPAEELPAEEAEPMEEAREIEVVPFTPYVPQFEEAPSEWF; this is encoded by the coding sequence ATGAGCCAAGACCAAATACTCGAGAACATTTCCATCATCGTTCTGTCAGTTTCCCTCTGGACCGGAAGGAAGAAACTCCGGCCGGAGGACCTGAAACTGGCGGACGGGAGCGAACTCCCACCCGACAAGCTCGCCACCCTCGGGAGCAAAAGGGTCATGGACCCGAGCGCCCTGGCGCCCTTTGCGACGTTCAAGCGGAGGGCCGAGCGGGCAGTGCTCGGGGTCGGGACCCGTTTCCTCGGCGGCTACGCGGTCCCCATGGAGAGGCTGAAAATCCTCATGGGCGATCTGGCGGAGATCGGCAGGGAGTTCGACGAAGCCAAGGAGACCTTCCTGGCCGAATACGACACGGCGGTTGAAGAATGGATCGCCGAGAACCCCGGCTGGGAGAGCGTGATCCGCAACGCGGTGGAGGAGATAGACTACGTGCGAACGCAGCTCTCCTTCTCCGTGCAGACCTTCACCATCAATCCGGTGGAAGGGCATGAAAACGGTCTCACGGCGGAGGTGAACGGCCTGGCCGAGCAGCTCCGTCACGAAGTCCGTCAGCAGGCCCTGGCGACCTGGGACAGCTCCTTCCGTGGCAAGCTGGAGGTCGGACAGAAGGCGGTGCGACCGATCAGGTCGATGCTCGACAAGATCGAAGGCTTGGTCTTTCTCGAGCCAGGCCTGAACGAGCTGGTCACCGGTATCAGGCTGACCCTCTCCGGTCTGCCGAAAACCGGACCGATCAAGGGAAGGGATTTCGCCGCCCTGTGCGGCGCGATCCACCTCCTCGGGAACATTCCAGAGGCCCGCGAGATCGCCGAGAATCCCCCTGTCGAGGAAGAACCGGCAGAGGAACTTCCGGCGGAGGAAGCGGAACCGATGGAAGAAGCCCGGGAGATCGAGGTCGTCCCGTTCACGCCTTACGTGCCTCAGTTCGAGGAGGCGCCATCCGAATGGTTCTAG
- a CDS encoding AAA family ATPase yields the protein MKKSITEVFGIQAPATITVDVRDNAIHAMIPRSNPDYVFRREILSDILAWMKGAAGTDPLYLVGPTGSGKSSIITQIAARLGIPLYVVSCHERMEIPELFGRFVVRSGEMEWVDGPFIQGLKDPASAWILLDEADTLDPGTFVGLNALLEGRSIIVPETGETIDPLRFGARIIYAGNTAGNGDTTGLYQSTKRQNLASMGRFMMLEVGYANAAEEDQALGKAVPEVPSPIRQKMIEVANKVRDLFRNGEIEVTFCTRTLIRWAQLATFFKAKPGINPMTYALDRALGFRAEPASRQALHELVQRIIA from the coding sequence ATGAAAAAATCCATCACGGAAGTATTCGGCATCCAGGCTCCCGCCACGATCACCGTCGATGTGCGCGACAACGCGATACACGCGATGATCCCCCGCTCCAATCCGGACTATGTGTTTCGGAGAGAAATCCTGTCGGACATTCTGGCTTGGATGAAAGGAGCGGCGGGGACCGATCCCCTCTATCTCGTAGGTCCTACCGGGTCCGGCAAGAGTTCCATCATCACCCAGATCGCCGCGCGGCTCGGCATCCCCCTCTACGTGGTCTCGTGCCACGAGCGGATGGAGATCCCCGAGCTGTTCGGACGCTTCGTCGTCAGAAGCGGCGAGATGGAATGGGTGGACGGCCCCTTCATCCAGGGGCTCAAGGACCCGGCGTCGGCGTGGATACTCCTTGACGAGGCGGATACTCTCGACCCGGGCACCTTCGTCGGGCTGAACGCCCTTCTCGAAGGCCGCTCCATCATCGTTCCCGAAACCGGGGAGACCATCGACCCGCTCCGTTTCGGCGCCCGGATCATCTACGCCGGGAACACCGCCGGCAACGGCGACACAACCGGTCTCTACCAGTCGACCAAGCGCCAGAACCTCGCCTCCATGGGGAGGTTCATGATGCTGGAGGTCGGCTACGCGAACGCCGCGGAGGAGGATCAGGCTCTGGGGAAAGCTGTCCCGGAGGTCCCCTCCCCGATCCGGCAGAAAATGATCGAAGTGGCCAACAAGGTCCGCGACCTCTTCCGAAACGGCGAGATCGAGGTCACCTTCTGCACTCGAACCCTCATCCGGTGGGCGCAGTTGGCCACGTTCTTCAAGGCGAAGCCGGGGATAAACCCCATGACCTACGCCCTTGACCGGGCACTCGGCTTCCGGGCCGAACCCGCCTCCCGCCAGGCTCTACATGAACTGGTACAGCGGATCATCGCATAG
- a CDS encoding PD-(D/E)XK nuclease family protein: MARLDDFLKKAIPAHQQKMSAHLGDRTRYAGASDIAGCPRKAVLGKLQPVAHSIKQQLVFARGHAAQAMFREFFLSGGAAFQEEVEICHPSYDIVCHIDFLFRGKNRFHVVEMKSTGGIPEEPYGSWVDQLHVQMGLLRIREGEKAEIGGSILAVDLNKGEYREFNSYAPHPEVFTPLIERGSHILSAMRGECEPNTIPSILCGHCSYRTGCPAHRDQEIPQEVTDRVADYESLDRQKKALEKRMDPLKKELISFFGERFQGITETGIAVATTTVAPGETIDSTRLKKDFPDVFQACSKPKAGYTKLEVRQLPPAPLAKAA, translated from the coding sequence ATGGCACGCCTTGACGATTTTCTGAAAAAGGCAATACCCGCACATCAGCAAAAGATGTCAGCACATCTTGGTGACCGTACCAGGTACGCCGGGGCCTCCGACATAGCCGGATGCCCCCGCAAGGCGGTACTTGGCAAGCTTCAGCCGGTCGCCCATTCCATCAAGCAGCAGCTCGTCTTCGCAAGGGGGCACGCGGCGCAGGCCATGTTCAGGGAGTTCTTCCTGTCGGGCGGCGCCGCCTTCCAGGAAGAGGTCGAGATCTGCCACCCGTCCTATGACATCGTCTGTCATATCGATTTCCTCTTTCGCGGGAAAAACCGCTTCCATGTGGTCGAGATGAAGTCCACGGGCGGCATTCCCGAGGAACCTTACGGCAGCTGGGTCGACCAGCTGCACGTACAGATGGGCCTTCTCAGAATCAGGGAAGGCGAGAAAGCGGAGATCGGCGGCTCGATCCTGGCGGTGGACCTGAACAAGGGGGAATACCGGGAGTTCAACTCCTACGCTCCCCACCCGGAGGTCTTCACCCCCTTGATCGAGAGGGGCAGTCACATCCTCTCCGCCATGCGCGGCGAGTGCGAACCGAACACCATACCGAGCATTCTGTGCGGCCACTGTTCGTACCGGACAGGATGCCCGGCCCACAGGGACCAGGAGATCCCCCAGGAGGTAACTGACCGTGTCGCCGACTACGAGAGTCTCGACCGGCAGAAAAAGGCCCTCGAAAAGAGAATGGACCCGCTGAAGAAAGAGCTGATCTCCTTCTTCGGAGAGCGGTTCCAGGGGATCACCGAAACAGGGATCGCCGTGGCGACGACAACCGTCGCTCCGGGTGAGACCATCGACTCCACCAGACTGAAGAAAGACTTCCCCGACGTGTTCCAGGCCTGCAGTAAGCCGAAAGCGGGCTACACGAAGCTGGAAGTCAGACAGTTGCCACCAGCGCCGCTCGCCAAGGCGGCCTGA